One Egicoccus halophilus genomic region harbors:
- a CDS encoding type II toxin-antitoxin system HicA family toxin codes for MKRRDLLRQLRDAANEAGLEFASLRNAGGHEVFSLDGLRIPIPNHREIAEGTARSIMRQAAIKLGEEWWT; via the coding sequence ATGAAGCGACGTGACCTCCTCCGACAGCTCCGCGATGCCGCCAACGAAGCGGGTCTGGAGTTCGCGTCGTTGCGCAACGCCGGAGGTCACGAGGTCTTCTCACTCGACGGCCTGCGCATCCCGATCCCGAACCACCGTGAGATCGCAGAAGGCACCGCGCGATCGATCATGCGGCAGGCGGCAATCAAGCTCGGAGAGGAGTGGTGGACGTGA
- a CDS encoding tyrosine-type recombinase/integrase, whose product MTDVTVTVLDPSAEIRLHRLTGAFLAGYRNANTRSSYLQQLHRWFAWCTAHQLDPLQVERTHVELYLRWFEQQVASINTVCHGISVLASFYRWLVQTGQLDTTPIAAVRRPSRDETPRQTRLTRHELADWLNTAEQTGGAIYAMACLLLLNGLRVSEVCGIDIDDLAEERWHHTVTIHGKGDKDATIPLAPRTRAAVEQAVDDRDHGPLLRNQWGNRMSRNNAAAAVARLARESGISRRMTPHTLRHAAITAALNAGAHLRDVQDFARHADPKTTMRYDRNRHSLDRHATYAIAQYIAGSE is encoded by the coding sequence GTGACCGATGTCACCGTGACCGTCCTCGACCCCTCCGCCGAGATCCGTCTGCACCGTCTGACCGGCGCGTTCCTCGCCGGCTACCGAAACGCCAACACCCGCAGCTCCTACCTGCAGCAGCTACACCGCTGGTTCGCCTGGTGCACCGCCCACCAGCTCGACCCGCTTCAGGTCGAACGCACCCACGTCGAGCTGTACCTGCGCTGGTTCGAACAGCAAGTCGCATCGATCAACACCGTCTGCCACGGCATCTCGGTCCTGGCGTCGTTCTACCGCTGGCTCGTCCAGACCGGCCAACTTGACACCACCCCCATCGCCGCGGTCCGCCGCCCCTCGCGTGACGAGACCCCGCGGCAGACCCGGCTGACCCGCCACGAGCTCGCGGACTGGCTCAACACCGCCGAGCAGACCGGCGGAGCCATCTACGCGATGGCATGCCTGCTGCTACTCAACGGCCTGCGAGTCTCGGAGGTCTGCGGCATCGACATCGACGACCTCGCCGAGGAACGCTGGCACCACACCGTGACCATCCACGGCAAAGGCGACAAGGACGCCACCATCCCCCTCGCCCCACGCACCCGCGCCGCGGTCGAACAAGCCGTCGACGACCGCGACCACGGACCGCTCCTGCGCAACCAGTGGGGCAACCGCATGTCACGCAACAACGCCGCCGCCGCCGTCGCGCGCCTCGCCCGCGAATCGGGCATCTCTCGGCGGATGACCCCTCACACGCTGCGGCACGCCGCGATCACCGCCGCCCTCAACGCCGGAGCCCACTTGCGTGACGTGCAGGACTTCGCCCGCCACGCCGACCCCAAGACCACCATGCGCTACGACCGCAACCGCCACAGCCTCGACCGCCACGCCACCTACGCCATCGCCCAGTACATCGCCGGATCCGAGTAG
- a CDS encoding metal-dependent hydrolase: protein MPSTPFHLPPSLVVAWPARHHLDVPAFLLANFAVDVEPVVVLVAGLDRPPHGLSHTLLGAALLGAVTGWLLWLASGRLGRLLGGSYDLTRRSAVSSGVAGALLHVLIDALMHADQQPFLPVEGNPLLLSGSGPVLHLVGAVAFVAAVVLVVRDRAWRTVPERLTVVLLAVSLLGMAGAAALGLV from the coding sequence ATGCCCTCGACACCGTTCCACCTGCCGCCCAGCCTCGTGGTCGCCTGGCCGGCGCGCCACCACCTCGACGTGCCGGCCTTCCTGCTCGCGAACTTCGCGGTCGACGTCGAACCCGTCGTGGTGCTGGTCGCCGGACTGGACCGGCCGCCGCACGGGCTCAGCCACACGCTGCTGGGCGCGGCGCTGCTCGGCGCGGTGACCGGTTGGCTGCTGTGGCTCGCCTCCGGACGACTCGGTCGGCTCCTCGGCGGAAGCTACGACCTGACCCGCAGGAGCGCGGTGAGCTCCGGGGTCGCCGGTGCGCTGCTGCACGTGCTCATCGATGCACTCATGCACGCGGACCAGCAGCCGTTCCTGCCCGTGGAGGGCAACCCCCTGCTGCTTTCCGGCTCCGGCCCGGTACTGCACCTGGTCGGTGCCGTCGCGTTCGTCGCGGCCGTCGTGCTCGTCGTACGCGACCGCGCATGGCGCACGGTGCCCGAACGGCTCACCGTCGTGCTGCTCGCCGTGTCGTTGCTGGGGATGGCCGGCGCCGCCGCCCTCGGCCTGGTCTGA
- a CDS encoding GerMN domain-containing protein, with translation MTARDRPEKAFMRSLQRRTRFRSVVAVLGAAGLVITGCERGDGGDGADGATPEDTEPIGEDLDAGGPGDGDADDGVDPSDADGDPSADDGDPGGPSDTDDTDRDPVGENADDGTDDTDRDPVGGDDDAAERVVEVFFTDDERGDLSDVFPVQRTVTGPDVLHGALEELLAGPSSEEEAEGYAGWFSEETTGMLNSAAIDDGTATVDFDAELREAIPNASTSTGSQILLAQLDATVTQFPTVDDAVYSLDGDVDAFYTWLQLVPPER, from the coding sequence TTGACTGCACGTGACCGTCCGGAGAAGGCCTTCATGCGCTCCCTGCAACGTCGCACCCGTTTCCGTTCCGTCGTCGCCGTCCTCGGCGCGGCGGGTCTGGTGATCACTGGCTGCGAGCGAGGCGACGGTGGTGATGGCGCCGACGGGGCCACCCCCGAGGACACCGAGCCGATCGGCGAGGACCTCGACGCCGGCGGACCCGGCGACGGCGACGCGGACGATGGCGTCGACCCGAGCGACGCCGACGGCGACCCGAGCGCGGACGACGGCGACCCGGGAGGCCCGTCCGACACCGACGACACCGACCGCGACCCCGTCGGGGAGAACGCGGACGACGGCACCGACGACACCGACCGCGACCCGGTCGGGGGCGACGACGACGCGGCAGAGCGGGTCGTCGAGGTGTTCTTCACCGACGACGAGCGTGGTGACCTCTCCGACGTCTTCCCGGTGCAGCGAACCGTCACCGGCCCCGACGTCCTGCACGGGGCGCTCGAGGAGCTGCTCGCCGGGCCGAGCTCCGAGGAGGAGGCGGAGGGCTACGCAGGCTGGTTCTCCGAGGAGACCACCGGCATGCTGAACTCGGCCGCGATCGACGACGGCACCGCCACGGTCGACTTCGACGCCGAACTGCGCGAGGCGATCCCCAACGCCTCCACGTCGACCGGGTCACAGATCCTGCTGGCCCAGCTCGACGCGACCGTCACCCAGTTCCCCACCGTCGACGACGCCGTCTACTCGCTCGACGGCGACGTCGACGCCTTCTACACCTGGCTGCAGCTGGTCCCGCCGGAGCGCTGA
- a CDS encoding HNH endonuclease encodes MLLRDAGRCRFPGCVSRRNLHVHHVLHWADGGPTERANLVTLCAFHHRHLHRLHDRGRPLRITVDPTGSHTFRTVDGHHLPHAGPTAPTTEALGQVIASRPISGRTREGPEVAAMSATDWTATIGGRTSTATRIHGTTTVSAGHRADVLWSRSSGTARALRPRPRRRRAAATPRHVVPAGLLLTA; translated from the coding sequence GTGCTGCTCCGCGATGCCGGTCGCTGCCGCTTCCCCGGCTGTGTCAGCCGACGCAACCTCCACGTCCACCACGTGTTGCACTGGGCCGACGGCGGTCCGACCGAGCGCGCCAACCTCGTCACCCTGTGCGCCTTCCACCACCGGCACCTGCACCGGCTCCACGACCGGGGACGGCCGCTCCGCATCACGGTCGACCCGACCGGCTCGCACACGTTCCGCACCGTCGACGGCCACCACCTCCCGCATGCCGGTCCGACCGCCCCCACCACGGAGGCGCTCGGGCAGGTCATCGCCTCGCGGCCGATCAGCGGACGCACCCGCGAGGGCCCGGAGGTGGCGGCGATGTCAGCGACGGATTGGACGGCGACGATCGGAGGACGAACGTCGACGGCGACGCGTATCCACGGGACGACGACGGTTTCGGCCGGTCACCGCGCCGACGTCCTCTGGAGCCGCTCCAGTGGGACGGCCCGGGCACTACGACCTCGACCTCGCCGTCGCCGTGCTGCAGCAACACCTCGACACGTCGTGCCCGCCGGCCTGCTCCTCACCGCCTGA
- a CDS encoding helix-turn-helix domain-containing protein: protein MNTYRVTATRDGDWWSLVASDVQGREVASQSRRLDQADAAIREAIALVLDVDGDAFELAILPDLRHVDVSDDTLEALELRRALTELSVQARRRTPAAVAELRAAGLTVRDVAQLLGVTPSRVSQIERQAHLVNSA from the coding sequence GTGAATACCTACCGCGTCACCGCCACCCGTGACGGCGACTGGTGGTCGCTCGTGGCGTCTGATGTCCAGGGACGCGAGGTCGCCTCCCAGTCGCGCCGCCTCGACCAGGCGGACGCCGCTATCCGCGAGGCGATCGCGCTGGTCCTCGACGTCGACGGCGATGCGTTCGAGCTCGCCATCCTGCCCGACCTCCGTCACGTCGACGTGTCCGACGACACGCTCGAGGCCCTCGAGCTCCGTCGTGCCTTGACCGAGCTCAGCGTCCAAGCGCGCCGCCGGACACCTGCAGCGGTCGCCGAACTCCGGGCGGCAGGGCTGACCGTGCGCGATGTCGCGCAACTCTTGGGCGTGACGCCGTCGCGGGTCTCCCAGATCGAAAGGCAGGCCCACCTGGTCAACTCCGCCTAA